ACAACAAAAAATAATATTCTCTGTTTTCAACATTTAAAATAAAAAATGAGTTTATAAGGATAAAAAATGGATAGTATTAATATTATTGTTCCTGAATTACCCGAATCAATAAATAATGCAATAATTATTCAATGGTATAAAAAACCAGGTGAAATAGTAAATATTGATGATATTCTTCTAGAACTAGAAACAGATAAAATAGTATTAGAAATACCATCAACAATTAATGGTATTTTAGAAAAAATTTTAGTTAATAAAGGAGAAAAAGTACAATCACAACAAATTATTGGTTTATTAAAAATAAATAAAAATTTAAAAAATAAAATAGAAAATGATAAAAATATAGTAAAAAATAAAAATAGTTTTAATAATACTATAAATAATCAAATATCATTTTTTGATAAATTAAATAATTATAGTCCTTCAATAAGAAGAAAAATAAAAAAAAATAATTTTAAATTAAATGATGTTTTAAATAAAAAATTAAATGATATAAATTTGAAAAATTTTAATAAAATTAAAAAAAACAAAGAAAAATTTTATAAAACAAATAATTTTGAAATAAAAAAAATGAGTCCAATTAGAAAATATATTTCTAATAAATTAATGGATTCTAAAAAAAATACCGTTATGTTAACAACTTTTAATGAAGTTAATATGAAAAAAATTATTGATATAAAAAATAATTATAAAAATTTTATATTAAAAAATTATGATTTAAAATTAGGATTTACTTCTTTTCATATTAAAGCTGTTACTAAAGCATTAAAATCATTTAAAGAAATTAATGCATTTATTAATGAAGACAATATTATCTATAATAAATGTTATAACATTAATATTGCTA
The Enterobacteriaceae endosymbiont of Donacia crassipes DNA segment above includes these coding regions:
- the sucB gene encoding dihydrolipoyllysine-residue succinyltransferase, whose translation is MDSINIIVPELPESINNAIIIQWYKKPGEIVNIDDILLELETDKIVLEIPSTINGILEKILVNKGEKVQSQQIIGLLKINKNLKNKIENDKNIVKNKNSFNNTINNQISFFDKLNNYSPSIRRKIKKNNFKLNDVLNKKLNDINLKNFNKIKKNKEKFYKTNNFEIKKMSPIRKYISNKLMDSKKNTVMLTTFNEVNMKKIIDIKNNYKNFILKNYDLKLGFTSFHIKAVTKALKSFKEINAFINEDNIIYNKCYNINIAIATKRGLITPIIYNTDQLSLLNIERKIKELVKKNNHNQLSLEDLKSGTFTITNGGVFGSLMSTPIINPPQSAILGMHSIKERPIVINHKICIMPMMYLALSYDHRLIDGKDAIGFLMLVKTFLEDPMCLFL